The bacterium nucleotide sequence AGCAGAATAAATGAGCCGTCATTCCTTCAAAGTCCCCTACCGTCCGATTCCCGACATCAACGTGACCTCGCTGGTGGACGTGACGCTGGTGCTGCTGATCGTGTTCATGGTGGCCGCGCCGATCATGAAGAGTTCG carries:
- a CDS encoding biopolymer transporter ExbD, whose protein sequence is MSRHSFKVPYRPIPDINVTSLVDVTLVLLIVFMVAAPIMKSS